GACTATGCAATTTGGCAGGAAAACAGATACAGACGCGAAATTAAGCAGCATTCAACCCAGCTTTATACTGAACGCTTAAAAGATGGATTAACTGACCTAGACGTTCATTCTCGTAAAGAATTGGGTCTAACCGATGAGGAAAACGAACGTGCTAAGGCTCGAATTCAGCTTGAAGACTTTATGAAAGCCCGTGCTGTTAATCATTCTGTGATGGATAAAACTATTGCTGAGAACCTTCGAGACAGGGCGAAAGCTGAACAAGAACGCAGTAAAATTGAGGGTAAAACCAAGGGCGCGATCGCAGACAGTGACAATCAGCAATCTGTTGACCAGCAACGAGCAACTGAACTCATAGAAGCACTCAAGAATCATGAGGATGGCTGGTTGTGGAAGATTATCGACAACTTAACCCCACTGTGGTTAATCGGTCGTCAGGGGTCAGGTAAAACTTATACGAGCGCGGCTATAGCTCTTGTGAGAAAGCATTGCTTAGGGATTCCCATCTACTACTTAATTGACCGCCACGCGACAGGGGACAACTCTTCATCTTGGCGATATCTTGATACTCAAAATATTGCCGAGTCAGAGTTAGAGATAGGCACTGCGCTTGATGCTCTCTGTGAACATTGGCTATTAAGAATTAAAGGTAAAAATGACCTAGAGCAATCTGCTCAAATAACGCCTGAACAAGTGCTGATTGATGAGTACACCAACCTGAAATCTTTGATTGGTGAACCCGCAGAAAAGTTTTACAAACTGCATCTGACAGATACCAGGAAAGCAAAAGTTTATGTGACTGGTATTACTCACAATGACACAAATTCCAGCTATCCAGAAGGCACACAAGCAATGAGAGAGGCGGGTACAATCCTTATTCAAAAATTCTCAGCTAACGGTAAAACCCCACTGTCCAGAATCAAGATTGTTCGTGGCTTACTTGATGACAACGGCGAGGAATTAAAAGAGGCAGAGCGTACACTGCCAAGCTGGTTTAACCCAGAGGATATTTACAACCATTTCAACGGCAAGCCGATTTATTTTGATGCGTAAATTTATGCGCTTCAATAATCCTGTATGACTTGAGAGGATTTGAATTTCCGAAAAAATGATAATCATCAGTTGTATCATGTAAGTAAGATTATATACTTTCTATCCATTTGAAAAATGCTAATCTAGGTTTATCCAAATCATCTTTGACGTAGCTGCTGAACATGAACAATATAGAAACTTCTGTTGCATATTGGTGCTTAGTCACAGAAGTAAATAACAAAATAGGTGCTTTAGTGGTAACTTACTTAGCTAGTAAAACCAAACTTTCTGAGCTTTACCAGAATCAAGACTGGTTTGATTCATCATTAAGTCGTGGCGAAAATAAAGATAGAATGAAGAGGACAGGAGGCGCACTTACTGGATATCAATCATTTTTGACAGAACTTACTATTATTGGATTATCTAAAACAATTGAAGATATAATTGTAGGTATTAAAGAAGAACTAAACTTTAGCTATAATATTTGGAAAGATAATAACATCACTTCAGCGTTTCATAAAGAAGCTAAAATAGTCAGGTCGCTTAATAATGTAATTAAGCATAATTATGGATATATTAGAAAGATAAATGAACCTTCAGGTAAATACCTTGTAGAAGAATGTGGATATCCTGATGATTTCCAAGTCTGTCTGCTTGAATCTTCCTCTTCTACAGTGTCATTTGATATGATTCAAGAAATAGCTCAAATATACATTTATCTCTTGAATTTACTAGCGAAAGTTGCTAATCAGCCTGTTTCTCCAATGGCTGATATTAGTGGCAATATGAAAGAAATAATTGTTAAAAGATTTATTCCAGAGCATTTATATCTAGATTTTAAACAATAATTATATCATTTTTTCTAGTGGGAACAAACTGGAATAATTACCCAGTGCGTAACTAAGTCAACATTTTTTAGAATTTGATTTTAATAATTAACAGCAAGCTGCATTGTTTATTTCATTAATAAAAGCATCAATCGCCATGATATCTGCCGACTGCCGCCCCATTTCAGGCAAGCTGAGGGTGCGTGAGCGTATCGCCCATAGTCTGGCTTTTTAGGCAGCAATTTATACATATACAACATCTTGTCTTACTCAGAGCGGTTCTGGCTTCCGAGTCTACACTGTTTTTTTGATAAGCTTTCTTGAAGTTTGGCAAAACTCACTTAGACTATTGCTTTTGCTCGTTCTCCAACACCGGGAAGTACCGCCGAGCGTTCAGGGGTTTCTTCCACCCAGTCAACTCAAACAGGTACTCATCAGGGTCAAGATTAAGCATCGTTGCCCATTGATTGATTTGACTGCCGTTGATGTTTATCCGCTCACACAGGTCAGTCTTGGTTAGCCCCTGTTTAGCATCATGATCAGAATATGAGAATTTGATTTTGCCTCTGGGTATGTCCTCAACCCTCTCTCTGAGAGATGATAATCCCGCGTTTATTAGGGCTTGCCGTAGCCCATCAATTTCTGTCCTAAGCGAGTTAATCTCATCATTGAATTCCCTTTGTTGCTCGGCTACGGTTGCCTCTAGACTATCAATTTCGGTGGTTTTAACCTTAAGCTGCTTTACCTCTTGTTCAAGGTTCTCTGGCATCACTTCAATCGGAATATTGCCCTCTAAATAATGCTCAAGTATAATTGTGAGAGCTTGAGAGGCTTTCTTGATTTTGTGTGTTTTCATCCACTTCTCTAAACTAGCGTAGAGGCTGAAGTCAAGGTATGCCGTAACTTTAGCGTGATTGTCTAACCAGTCTTTAGTAGCCATATACTGCTTGTTCTATATTGGTAATTTAAAGTCAGTTACGTTAAATTTAAAACAAATTAAAGTAATACACTGCTGTTTTAATAGTAATTTACTAATGCGCGTTCGCAGCTTGCTGCATTAGGTTAAGAAAATTAAAGTAAGTTACTAAAATTTAAAAGTATCTGACTCTAAATTTCTAAACAGCAAGGGGTATCTGAACTAGATTGAATAAGGCAAGCAGCTAAGAGCTATTATCAATTAAGTAAATTACAGCAGCAAATAATTTGAGCTACAGTCAGGTAATTATTTAAATAAGTTGCTTGCTTTAATATACTTGTAGATTATTAGTAAACTAAAGCAGCTTACTACAGTAAGTTACTCTCGCCTAAACCCAGATATAGAGCGGGTGTTATCTCAATCCGGGTTGCAGGTAGCACAACAAGCGCACCGGGGCAGCGATCGCTTTTAAAAAGAAATGGTTGATATTATTAATGCAGCAATTTAGGACATAAATCATGTCTAATGTCACGATTAACCTGCCAGAATCCGTGTTTAGCGCCCGTCGCCTGAGTCCAGAAGAGTTTGTGCGTGATATGCGCCTCGCTGCTGCTATTTACTGGTATCAGAAGCAGGAAATCTCAATGGAGAAAGCAGCCAACGTTGCTGGGTTAAACCGCCGAGACTTTCTAGCCGTCCTAGCCCGTGAACAAGTGGATGTCTTTGCTTTTGACGAGGATGATTTGCAGCGTGAGTTAAACCGTGGCGCTCACTGCCTGCTATCAACACATCCCCATTAATTTTTTTGACCAAGGGCGGCTTTCTTGATTTTTGGTAGGGGAATAGATTGACTACCAAGCCTTTAGCGGATCATACCTGATGATGGTTAACGTGCTGCAATCATAAGCAGGTTTTATCAGCCAACGGGATCATGCGGGTTGTAGAGGTTGTCTGTCCCTGATGAATACATAAGCATTCGCAATACGAGAGTCAGCCTAATTTGGCGCTCACGGCAGATTAAGGTAAAGGAGTGTTAGGCGAACAAAGTAATGTTAGTGAGCGTAAGATATTCCCTATGAAGATCAATCGCTTCGGCAAAGCCGAAATCCTAACCCCTCAAGAGATAACCTTACTATTTAGCGAAGGTTTTGTTAAGCCGCGCGATCGCGCTTTGTTTGGCGTGTGCCTCTACGCGGCTGCCCGAATCAATGAAAGCTGCACTTTGCAGAAGGGGGATGTCATCGGCACCAGGGGCATTAGACCCAAGCTGATTATCAGAGCCTACAACACCAAGGGGGGGCAGGATACCAGAGAAATTCAGGTGCATCCTAAACTGAAAGAATTTTTGTCAGAGTATAGTAATGAGCTATCTGGCAGAAATCCGCATTTGTTCCCCG
This region of Nostoc commune NIES-4072 genomic DNA includes:
- a CDS encoding UPF0175 family protein, which gives rise to MSNVTINLPESVFSARRLSPEEFVRDMRLAAAIYWYQKQEISMEKAANVAGLNRRDFLAVLAREQVDVFAFDEDDLQRELNRGAHCLLSTHPH
- a CDS encoding tyrosine-type recombinase/integrase; this translates as MKINRFGKAEILTPQEITLLFSEGFVKPRDRALFGVCLYAAARINESCTLQKGDVIGTRGIRPKLIIRAYNTKGGQDTREIQVHPKLKEFLSEYSNELSGRNPHLFPGRHGLGHIHKASADRILREALRRVDLDERGMSSHSFRRTALTWMSDSGVPLRHIQSISGHRSLAALERYLGVTEQQKENAISTLVF